The proteins below are encoded in one region of Apostichopus japonicus isolate 1M-3 chromosome 4, ASM3797524v1, whole genome shotgun sequence:
- the LOC139966333 gene encoding WD repeat-containing protein 37-like produces MPIETNFKKSGKHRMSGRRGRDADFSYPRMSESESILPDALRSKLWKLFSQIEAEFEGVYAENLNLQEKVDTLTERLESLQSGKTPTSDATTPSMDQPDSSSKLSVKSKASNQLTQLIMKPKQKTGTNKKVINFKGTGGSGCQIVRHFRGHSDGVWEVSVSKGDVSYLGTASADRTARLWCLETGVCLLQYQGHKGSVNSIRFHATEPLVLTGSGDHTAHIWKSTIPLNPVQPSEIPQKSCPSSGDDLDGSDKDDLDGDNENTIFVKSAQCQLEGHTSVIISADWMAGGEQLITASWDRTANLYDVETTAIVHTLTGHDQELTHCCTHPSHKMAVTSSTDTTFRLWDFRDPSIHSVNVFQGHSDSVTSAAFTSNDKVVSGSDDRTVKVWDLKNMRTPIAMIRTDSPVNRLAVSPTNHVIAIPHDNRHVRLYDITGVRLGRLPKSNRQGHHRMVCGTAWADEGAQCNLFSCGFDRQVFGWHVTFQPT; encoded by the exons ATGCCGATTGAAACTAATTTTAAGAAGTCGGGTAAACATCGCATGTCAGGGAGACGAGGTAGAGATGCAGATTTTTCTTATCCCAGAATGTCGGAGAGTGAAAGCATCCTGCCAGATGCCTTGCGGTCAAAGCTATGGAAGCTTTTCTCGCAGATAGAGGCTGAGTTTGAAGGGGTGTATGCAGAAAATCTTAATT TACAAGAGAAAGTTGATACCCTTACAGAGAGACTCGAAAGTCTGCAGAGTGGTAAAACTCCGACATCAGACGCAACCACCCCTTCCATGGATCAACCAGATAGTTCATCCAAATTAAGTGTAAAAAGCAAAG CCTCGAACCAGTTAACCCAGTTGATAATGAAACCTAAACAGAAAACAGGAACTAACAAG AAAGTCATCAATTTCAAGGGCACAGGAGGCTCTGGCTGCCAAATTGTCCGCCATTTTCGTGGTCACAGTGACGGTGTTTGGGAAGTTTCGGTCTCAAAGGGGGACGTATCATACCTTGGAACAGCATCTGCCG ATCGGACTGCCCGCTTATGGTGTCTGGAGACTGGTGTGTGTCTTCTTCAATACCAAGGTCATAAAGGCTCAGTTAATTCTATCAGATTCCATGCCACAGAACCACTTGTGTTAACAG GTTCTGGTGACCACACAGCTCACATATGGAAATCAACTATACCACTTAATCCAGTGCAGCCCAGTGAAATCCCA CAAAAGTCCTGCCCGTCGTCCGGTGATGATCTGGACGGCTCAGATAAAGATGATCTAGATG GTGATAATGAGAACACCATCTTTGTAAAGTCTGCACAATGCCAGCTTGAAGGTCATACAAGTGTCATCATCTCAGCTGATTGGATGGCCGGAGGGGAGCAACTGATCACCGCATCATGGGATAGGACCGCCAACCTCTACGATGTGGAAACCACAGCAATAGTACATACACTTACGG GCCACGACCAAGAACTAACTCACTGTTGTACACATCCGTCGCACAAAATGGCCGTCACATCATCCACAGACACAACATTCCGCTTGTGGGATTTCCGGGACCCAAGCATACATTCTGTGAACGTTTTTCAAGGTCACAGCGA CTCAGTAACATCGGCAGCTTTTACTTCTAATGACAAAGTGGTCAGCGGATCTGACGACAGGACGGTGAAAGTCTGGGATCTCAAGAACATGAGAACACCGATAGCGATGATCAGGACAGATTCACCTGTTAATAG ATTGGCTGTCTCTCCTACCAACCATGTTATTGCCATACCACACGATAACCGTCATGTTAGACTGTACGACATAACTGGTGTAAGACTAGGTCGACTGCCAAAGAGTAACAGACAG GGTCACCACAGAATGGTATGCGGAACCGCTTGGGCGGACGAGGGTGCTCAGTGCAATTTATTCTCCTGTGGTTTTGATAGACAGGTCTTTGGTTGGCATGTCACCTTCCAACCCACGTAG